Part of the Lotus japonicus ecotype B-129 chromosome 6, LjGifu_v1.2 genome, TCCCACTAAAATCAAAGTCATAATTAACAATGAGAGTTGAATAATAATGACAGCCAAAGGATACTAGCTATCTAATATTTTGCATAAGAAGCTTTCATGATTTTAAATGTTTCTAGTTCAGTTCCTCCCTTAAAGTATAAGAGTCAGTGCTACTGATTGTTTTTTGGTGGCTACTTTGCAATTTGCATccaatattttatttgtatgcTTGCACTTTTAAAGGAAGTACTTGAAAGTAGGAGAAATTGTATTATTACTTCTTAATCAGAATACAAagggtaattacattatatagaagaagactaatcctaaataaggaaataactaattatgtacacaatctcctaataagagaataaatctcctaatactgaatataatcttctaataataattcttatattaattccttatttacaacACCCCCCTCAAGCTGGTGAATGAATATCTATCATTCCCAGCTTGCAAGTAAGCTCTCGAAACCGCTCCAAGGGAAGTCCTTTGGTGAGCACATCAGCCAACTGAAGTCCTGAGGGGACATACTGTGTAGATATTAGACCACTATCCAATTTCTCTTTGATGAAGTGCCGGTCTATctctatgtgctttgttctgtCGTGTTGGACTGGATTATGAGCAATACTAATGGCAGATTTATTATCACAGAAGAGTCTCATGGGAGCTTCATACTTTATTTTCAAATCATCCAGTATGATCTTCATCCACAACAGTTCACAAACTCCTTGAGCCATGGCTCTAAACTCTGCCTCTGCGCTTGATCTAGCAACtacattctgcttcttgctcctCCATGTAACTAAATTTCCACCAAAGAACATACAATATCCTGTAGTGGATCTCCTGTCAACAATTGACCCTGCATAATCTGCATCAGTATAAACCTCCATAGACAACTGCTCACTCTTCTTGAACAGCAGACCTCTCCCTGGACTTGCCTTCAGATACTGCAAGATTCTATCCACAGCCTGTAAGTGTCTCTCCTGTGGGTCATGCATGAATTGACTGACAACACTAACAGGATAAGCTATGTCAGGCCTAGTGTGAGATAGATAAATGAGCTTCCCCACAAGTCTCTGATATTGAGCCTTATCAACCCTAAGGTCCTCCTCACTACTTCCAAtcttgtggttttgctctatagGCACTCCAATGGGCTTACAACCCAATTTACCAGTCTCTTTGAGAAGATCAAGGACATACTTTCTTTGAGATATGAAAATCCCTTGCTTCGAGTATGCCACCTCCATACCTAGGAAATATTTCAGTTTTCCAAGATCCTTCATTTCAAATTGGGCTGCCAACTGTTTCCTCAGATTCTGCTTCTCAAGTTCATCATTACCTGCAATGATCATATCGTCTACATAGACTAACAGAAGAGTGAGTTTACCATTTTGAGTATGTTTGATAAAGAGGGTATgatcaccttggctttgtttataACCCAGAGACACCATAGCATTAGTGAATCTCCCAAACCAAGCTCGGGGTGACTGTTTGAGCCCATATAGGGCCTTCTTCAGTTTGCACACCTTATTTCTTCCTGAAGTAGGGTCATACCCCGGTGGAATCTCCATATACACCTCTTCCTCCAAATCTCCATGCAAGAAAGCATTTTTAACATCAAACTGTTGCAACTCCCAATCAAAATGAGCTGCTAAGGAAAGAATGATCCTTACAGTGTTCAtttttgctaccggagcaaatgtctcttcataatcaattccataggTCTGGGTGTATCCCTTTGCAACTAGCCTCGCCTTATACCTGTCAAGTGTGCCATCAGATCGGTACTTCACGGTATAAATCCACCTGCAACCTACTGTCCTCTTGTCATTTggcttctcaacaatctcccaagTTCCATTTTTGTCCAGTGCATGCATCTCTTCATTCATGGCTTGAATCCAGTTCTTATCTTTTAATGCTTCTTGTACTGATGTAGGGACTCTAATAGAGTCAATAGCTGAAATAAAACTCTGATGCTGCACAGAAAGATTTTGAGTAGACACAAACTGGGATATAGGGTACTTGGCACAAGAACGTTTTCCTTTTCGTAAGGCAATAGGTAAGTCATCAAGGTTATGCTCATAGGAATTACTAGGCTCAGGGTTCGCAACACTTACCTCAGGATCAGACGATTGGACTTGTTGTTGGATCAGGACGGGTTTTACTTTCCGCTGGTACTTTATCCTGAACCTGTCAACATTATTCTGATCTGGTACTACTTCAGAACCATTGTCATCATTCTCATCTGGTACTAGTTcaggaccattgtcatcattctgatttggtactagttcaggaccattgtcatcatcatcactgtcCTCAGTGATAGGAATAGAGGAAAGCATCAAGGGATCCTGTAGAAGAGGAATAACAGACAATTCTGGAGACTCAACTTCCTGAGTATTCCCCCCCTGAAGCTGAGGATTGGGATAAAAAGACTCTGATTCTTGAAAAGTAACATCCATGGATATATAGACACGACGACTAGGAGGATGATAACACTTGTAGCCCTTTTTATCTGAGGCATATCCTATAAAGATGCACTTAATAGCCCGAGGATCTAACTTACCCCGATGATGACCGTGAACATGGACAAAGGCGGAACAACCAAATACACGACTTTGAAGACCTGACTTAATGGGCACAGACGGAAAGAAGCTAGTCATAACCTGCACAGGACTAACACTAGATAAAACCCTAGAAGGTAacctattaattaaataagcaGCAGTCAAGACAGCTTCCCCCCAATAAAACTTAGGAACATTCATTTGAAAGAATAAAGCTCGAGTGATTTCAAGAAGATGACGATTTTTCCTTTcagcaaccccattttgttgtgggGTGTCAACACAAGTCAACTCATGAACCACACCATTTTTTGTAAGAAATTCAGAAAAATTCTTGTTAACATACTCTTTCCCATTGTCTGACCTTAACCTCTTAATAGGTTTCCCAAACTGTGTTCTAATCATGTGGAAAAAGTTAACAAATAATTGAAACACCTCAGACTTATCTTTCATAAGAAAAACCCATGTAATCCGAGtacaatcatcaataaaagtaACAAACCATTTTGCACCAAAAACATTAGAAATGGACGAAGGTCCCCACACATCAGAGTGAACAAGATCAAAAGGTTGAGCACATTTATTATTACTAGGAAGAAAAGTTGAACGATGATGCTTAGAAAACTGACAAACATCTCAATGAAAAGATTCGACtgacacttttgaaaataaatgggGAAACATGGTCCTAAGAATACTAAAAGGAGGATGCCCAAGACGCTTGTGCCGCAACCATATTTGAGAAGTATTCCAGGACTCTGAACTCGTCTGATGACACTTGCTTTCCTCGTGCCGCAGACAGTATAACCCGTCCTGTTCCTTAGCAATCCCAATTATCTGTCCCGTGGCAAGATCCTGAAAAACACCATGTGAGTGGAAAAAGGTTACAGCACAGTTCAAGTCTCGAGTGAGTTTATGGATGGACAAAAGATTGTTAGAAAGCTTTGGGACATGAAGCACATGCTTTAAGGGAAGAGATGGACTAAGGTGAATATTACCACATCCCGTAATCTGGTTTTGGGATCCATTAGCAACAGTGATATAGTGTTTTTCAGGGTAAGTGGAATAAGAAGATAAATGTGAGGGGTGAGGTGTCATATGATCTGTAGCACCAGAGTCAATAATCCAGTCATTTTCAGTACTCAAAGCATTAAGAGATAAGAAGGTAGAACTCTTACTAGTCATTGTGAGAGAACAAGAACCAGAGGGCTTACTCAATGAGTCCATAAAAGCTCTCAGACGCTCCAATTCTGCTTTGCTAAGGCTAGGGACATCTTCTGCTGGTGGTACAGGTGGGACTTCACCATCATTTTCCATGTCAGAAGTTGTGTGATTTGCGCGCCTCTGCGGAGCACCTTTGGACCCCCTCATACGTCTAAGGACGTTTTCCCTTCCATAAAGTTTGAAACAGTACTCTTTGGTGTGACCAGACCTCTTACAGTAAGTGCAACGATCATCACGGTTGAAGAGATCATCACGGTTGAAGCGATCATCACGGTTGGGGCGATCATCACGGTTAGGGTGTCCGGAAGAGGTGGATCCTTTTATGGGACCCTTTCCAGAGGCTAAGGCTGAACCATCAACTGATTTGTCTTCCACCATCACTGTCCTCCTAGTTTCTTCACCACGAACTATAAAGAACACCTCTGAGAGAGAAGGGAGTTGCTCTTTACCCAAAACTTGGACCCGAATCGGATCAAATTCAGAGTTAAGCCCAGAGAGAAACTTAAAGATTCGCGctttttcaataaatttattCAATGTTGTGGAGTCAGCATCACACTTCATCTTTAGATTTTGATACTGATCTAATTCAATCCATAGACCATTCAAGGTCCCATAGTAATCTGTCACGGAGAGAGTTCCTTGCTTAGAATTGAAAACTTTATTTTCCAATTCATAACAAGCTGAGAGATCTTGTTTCTTAGAATATGCCTGTGCCAGATTATTCCAAATCTCCTTAGCAGTAGGGAAAAACATATAATTCCGGCTAATTTCCGGAATCATGGAGTACCAAAACCAGGTCATAATAAGAGAATTCTCTTCACGCCATGTGTCATATTGTGGATCAGTTTCAGCAGGGGCTTTTTCTTCAATATAACTGATTTTCTTGCGACTTATGAGAGTGTGACGGATGAGCTCAGACCATTGGAGGTAGTTGCGCCCATCCAAGCGAAAGGAACCTTGTAATACCGGGAGATCTTTGTGGGTCAAAGGTGGAAGAGAGACTTTCACTCCAGAAGTGAGTTTCTCCTTAGGTATGGGAATCTCGTCTCCAGACATACTGAGAGATGTTACTGTAGAAGGGAAACAAGAGGAAAAATAACAGAAACAGAGAAGATTGCACTCTCCTTGAATGGAAGAACCAAAGGCTTCTCAAGAAAAAACACCAACAAAGTGAGGAAACGACCCTCAGAACAAGACCAAAAGGCACGGGGAACCCTCTCTGTGCAATCGGAGTAACGAACAGAGGATGGCAGGCCGGTGATGAAGAGCACAGGCCTCCAAACGGTATAAGCCAACAGTGGCAAAACAGGAAACGTTACCAGATAAAAGGGCCGTAATAAGACGGCAAGGGTTTTTTTCGCAGAAGCAGAACTCCCAagatcgggagctctgataccaacttgaaagtaggagaaattgtattattacttcttaatcagaatacaaagggtaattacattatatagaagaagactaatcctaaataaggaaataactaattatgtacacaatctcctaataagagaataaatctcctaatactgaatataatcttctaataataattcttatattaattccttatttacaacAGAAGTACTGGTTTGTTGCTTTTTATTTTTGAGATATGGGTGGCAGGCAGTTGATATTGTAAAGTTAGTAGCTGTCTCTGCTGTGTTTGTGACATAATTTAGATATGTATATTATGTTCCACTTGATATATAGATTATGGACTATTGTAATGGATTTGATCTGATTTCCCATGAtgtttattgatgatgattCAGGTTAATATATTTGTCTGCATTGATTCAATTGTGTTTTTATTCTTTATTACTACTGATACAGTTATGTCATGTGAGTGGACAATGAGATGAAAGTAAGGAAAGATCTTATTAGTAGTTAATGCTGTGTTTAAGCAATAAGGTGGACAACAAGCTTGCAAAAGTGATTCTTACAGAATCTCTTTTCCTTTAACTCTTTGATGCCACTGTGATTCTCGGAGAGTCTATTTTAAGTGGGCATCACAGGGCACTGCCAGCTTTAAGTGAACTAGTTCCCTGTTCCCCTCAATTTTTTGTGCTCCTAAAGGTTTACAAGGGAAGCCTTGACTTTGAGCTAATAAACTGGTTTTGGCATGATAATTGTAATGTATTGTCAGCCTGAGTGTTGATAAAATGACATATATGATTTAAGAGGATCCCAATCTATTTCAATGAAAAATCGAGTATTTAGCAGTATTAGCAATCATTTTCATGCCATAGGTGAACTGAGACAATCAATTCACCAACTTCTTTCTGCTGTCATCTTACACTGCTTACAAAATCTAATTTGGGTTTAAAACTTCAAATACATTGACCATATTGAAAGCTGCTAGTGGGTTTTGAATTCATTGTTGCACCTTCCACTCCTGTTCTTCTGAGCTATGCTCGCGCCACTATTACTGAAGTTCATTGACTGGTTACCACATTTCAGCTCATAATTACTGATTTGTATATATGTAATCATTGCTCAAGGAATCCTCCTCTGAGAGCATACCAATTTTTGTATGCATATAGGTTTTATTGGTTTGAGGTGGTTGTAATTccaactgcaagaccaaagaggCTTCTCCTAGTTGCAGTGAGGGTAGTTTTTGCCTGAGGATTGATTTCTTATCCTTCTTTAGATACCCAATAGGAAGCTAGTGTTGTCCCTTAAGAATCCAATGGTCTGCAATGTTCAAATTTGTATATGTAGAAAGATGAAATCTGAATTCTATCAGAATTTCCCTCTCAATTGTACAGAGATCCTTGTATTCTATATTTAATTATCTAGATACAGGACAAAGTACAAATCCAATCAAAACCACAATTGAATGGTGGTTACATTTTCCTTCTTAACATGTAACATTACATCGTTACTTTTTTACTATTGTGTGAACACGTAACTTCATGCAACCTAACCTTGTTCTCTACTGCAATGGAATAATAATCTATCAATTGATTCTTCACTGTAATCAGTTCAAACTTCATGCAGCTTGTGAAGAAAAAAATGGACCAATTTAATTCTCTTGTCTTGCTCTCAATTTCTTCGGAGCATGTTCCTGTAACGTAGAATGGAGTCAAGCCTCTGCATCCTCAATTGCTGCTTAAAGCTTTTGATAAAATCATCAGCCCTCGCGTCCACGCCTTTCTCCTCTTCCATTAACCCCGTAACATCGGGTCCGGATCCTTTCTCGGATTTCACCGAATCTGATCTTCGGAAATTCAGAGACACAATCCGCTCTAGGAACGATGGAGCGCGAGGAAGTTGATTCCAGTCCGGAGCTGCAGGGCTCTCAGTTTCACAGGAGGGGACCTGGTCGAGCCCATCGCAGGGAAGTTGATTCTGGCCTAGCTCATTCGGGTCCCGGTCCGGAGCTGCAGGGTTCGCAATTTCACAGGACGAGGGGACCCGGTTGAGCCGGGGCGAGTCGCTGTTCTGGACCGGGTCAACAACGCTCCTCTGGGATTCTGACACGGTTGCTGCTGGTTTGATTTTACAGCAACCGAGTCCGAAGGAGGTGACTCGGTCTAGCAGGGAGGGGGAAGGGGCGCCGCACGAGTCGAGTTGCCTTCTTTTTTGACAAGCGGAACGAGAGGTGATAGCGATGGTGCCGATGACAAGGTTGAGCAAGATGAATAGACACGACGGTGTGAGCCAACTAGCTATCATAGTAGCATATACTGAAGTAATTGAAGCACCTCCTTCTTCAGCTTCAGCACCCATGAGATTAATTCTACTAATTCCGTGTTTGTTTCCAGATGAATGATGTTGATATCTGTGATAACTGTTTCTCTTTCTTCAGGTGCTTGTGTTTTTCTCTCTTGTTGCAGAGAATGAATGAATGGTGGTGCAATGCAGTGTTTACAACTCTttgtttatataaaaatatgaagACGTTAACTTCCATTCATTTCATCAGCTGTTTCTTTTTTATCCGTTTGCTCAAACGTCAGGTGATacgtaaataattaattaattgttcCTAATTCTCTATTATAGTATTATATTATTATCAAGTAGCatgattatttatttaaatgtaACGTGTTAATTGACTCTGGTTTGGGATGATTAGGAGAATGTAACGCAAAGGCCGGTGCTGGATGGAGAGGATCTTAATTTGATGACTCCTCACAATTTGTCACATTACTAGATATTTTTCATTAACCACTACATATGCTGTTTATTTTACTTACTTATGTTTTTAATCAATCTATATATCTCACCTTCACATAATACACATGTTTATTAAATTAATTCTTGGAGGAATTCGCTGCATTAgtcattttttaaaagaaaatggtGATTTTGAACATTGTTAATTTCGTCTTTTCTAGCGGACAAACATGACTGCACAGGGTCATGCATGAATATATATTTTACCACTATATAATTATGAGTGATTTAGACTTAATTTGGGTGTGTAATGATGCCTTTAGGAACTTGGTTCGAGCTTGTTCAGCCTTACCATCATCGTTCGTAGTTATCCTTAGACGGTTGGTTAATTTATAGACACTTGTTCTGTTAGCTAGCTAATGGATGTCAGCATCTACATGTCTTTTGGAATTATTTTGGTATCGTAAGCTTTTCAAACACCACCTAATAGGGTCTTCACTGCTCGTAATTTGAATAGATTGTTGGGTAATGTCTAGGGTGCTTCCTGGGGCTTTATCAAAATTAAGTAAAATAATGATTATTAATTGAAAAAGGCGGCACAAAAATCTTATGAGGGGCAAAAATATAtttggcttaatcctcaaattagtccctgtctttgtttcgccgtctgaaccaggtccctgaccgaAAAAAATTTGTGGCATCAATCCCTCTTATTAAAAAATGTTTGGAGCccgtcctcgccggagctcggagctccggcgagggatgaaGTGGCATGCTGACTATTTAAATAAAGGTGACGTGacacttaaaaaataaaaaaaataaaaaaataatataacttaATATAATAAACACATAATTAACCTAATTAAACTTAATTTGATCCTAATTCCCCCAAACTTATCCTAATTCTCTCTCCCAAATTAACCCAATTCCCAATTGCCTCAattgaaattagggttcatctgttcttcctcttcttctcctctcctctcactTCTCCCACCACATcccaatcttcatcttcttcttcttctcctctcctctcactTCTCCCACCACGTCCCAATCTTCTGCCCATAACATTATTGCCCACTTCTTCCTTCTCTATAaaaagaaacactcggaagttCTTCACCATCCCATTCCGCCATGGATTCAAGCTCTGGTAATGAAGTATCCGTCGATTTCTCCCCCCGCGCCAAAATCCACAAAGACGGTCGCGTAGAGAGACTCATAGGTTTGCTTGGTTTGTTTCTTCCGCTCTTCCTAGTCCGATCATCAACATCCTCCCTTTCCTCTTCGATATTCTTATGGTTTCAGGGGTGGAGGGAGGAGGAAGCAAGCAAGCCAGATcgaaaagaagaagaggaagctttGTTTCATACCCATAGCAAATCTGTCTTCTGCTTCTTATCTTCTCCTTCGTTCTAGATGGGATTTGTGGGCTCCATTTCTGGGTGAGGGTGGGTTTCTGTGGTTTGCTGCGGGTGAGGCTGGGgatgggggtgggggtgggtttctgTGGTGGGTTGCAGGTGAGGGTGGGGATGGGGGTGGGTTTCTATTGCGGGTTGCAGgtgagggtggggtgggttgcgatgggttctgggtgggggtgggtttcagGGGTGGTTTGTAGGTGATGGAGGGATGGTTCAGAAGCTTTGTTTTGGAAGAGGTGAGGGAGGGTTGCAGGTGAAACTGGAACTGGAACAAGGAAcctgaggaagaagatgagactGGAACATGAAGATCTCCCTGGTTGGTtctgatttggggattttgaTTTGGGGTTAATTAGATTTGGGTAATTAAGTTAGGGTTAGGATTAGAAATAGTTAATTTATGTTAATTAaaccttattttttattttttattttttttagtgcCATGTCATCTTTATTTACACAGTCAGCGCGCtacatcatcactcgccggagctcggagctccggcgaggactggctccaaacatttttgaacaagagggattgatgccacaaatttttcctgtcagggacctggttcagacggcgaagcaaagacagggactaatttgaggattaagcctaaatTTAAATACTATTCTATTTGAAAGTTTTTTTCTTCGGAGGGCGACTCCCCCATTTTCCACTACCTAGTTTTGCTTGTGGGTGGTTCAGTAAAAAAGTGAACTACCATGATTCAGTTAAAATATGGTTCATTTTGGGAGGATGGTCTTAGCTATGGTGGTTGTGACACAGTTTGTGGAGTTGAAGGGGAGGAATCGCCGCCAAGGAAGCGATGTGTCAAAATTGGAAGAGGGTTGGACCTTAATGTTTGGCTTAAGTTTAAAAATTATTCATTGGTTaaaatattactccctccggtcctatttataagcatgaaagagaagaacaatttttgtcctttttataagaatcaaatgaaagtttgaactatattaattattatttttcaatgatgcccttattaattctaacttgtaaaatgtgtctcattaattattctctctctttctcacttttcaacactaataacaaagggtaattttggaagtttattttgattcaatacatatttaatgcattttatctaatttaactacatttcttaaactatgtgaatttttttttgttgcttataaataggaccggagggagtagtaaaaacttaaaaaaataagGTTGTTTAGTTTTTACACTTAAATATCCCTATTACTAGGCAATTTCTTTGGTATCCCTTTAAACAAACCTTTTAGTCGTGTTTCTTAACAATAAAcaataaactttttaaaatttaaaaattaatcatttgtatggtaaaaaatgaactaaagTGTATTATACCCTCTTACTAGATATCATactccgtgcgatgcacggacttacttaaaatattgtttaacattatataaaaattataatagttaaataattaaaattaaatttttttcactataaatataaaaaaattatgtcaatac contains:
- the LOC130725577 gene encoding pathogen-associated molecular patterns-induced protein A70-like, which encodes MGAEAEEGGASITSVYATMIASWLTPSCLFILLNLVIGTIAITSRSACQKRRQLDSCGAPSPSLLDRVTSFGLGCCKIKPAATVSESQRSVVDPVQNSDSPRLNRVPSSCEIANPAAPDRDPNELGQNQLPCDGLDQVPSCETESPAAPDWNQLPRAPSFLERIVSLNFRRSDSVKSEKGSGPDVTGLMEEEKGVDARADDFIKSFKQQLRMQRLDSILRYRNMLRRN